The sequence TTTTGTCCGTCCGTAGGACAGGCAGTTcgaatattttttataaatcaaATCTCTTTTATTGTCATCCAACCAGTTAAAAAACTGACTGTAAGGTACTTACAGGTTTTTAAATAGAGGTATTGTCGAGGTAAGAAACCACTGTCATTATTCAACAACAACTAAAAGTTATGAATTCCTCTAatctatagttagctagctaggtagttaCGCACCGGAGGTAGCTAGTATGGCTACTCTTAACACTTGGCCGTTAGCAAGTATCACAAAGCGATTAAAACTTATGAATGGCAAATTGTATGGACATGTCATTTTCTGATCCAACTAAAACATAGAAAATATGCATCACAGCATTAACTATAGCTAAAATTAGTTTAGCCAAGGCCTTTGTAGCCAGTTAGCCAGCTAAGTTACAAGTTTGACCGGAAGTGAGTTTGTGAATGTAGAAGAAGCAAGCTAATACAGGCAGTTAGTAAATAAATGCTGTCTATATTTTAGCCAGATGTAGAGAAAGTGAAAGAATGTGTGTGTAGGTCTTGCCTGGCTGGCCCATGGTGAGACGGGGACCTAGAGGAACTGAACAGACTCAAGATGGCCTGTGTGGAGGAGCCCCCTGAGAagtaagtgtatgtgtgtgtgtgtgtgtgtgtgtgtgtgtgtgtgtgtgcgcgtgcgtattAACCTGTGTCTCACTCTGTGTGTTTCCAGGCACTGCTGGGTGTGTTttgcgacagagagagaggacagcgtGGCAGAGTGGGTGAGCCCCTGTAGATGTAAGGGCTGTACCAAGTGGATCCACCAGGCCTGTCTGCAGCGTTGGCTCGATGAGAAGCAGAAAGGAAACAGTGGAGGAGCCGTCAGCTGCCCTCAGTGTGGCACAGAGTACCGCATTTTCTTTCCCAAAATGggtaactaacacacacacacactgcatcatcTTACCCAAGGTGAGATATAGAACAAACACACTCACCAactcgcacacaaacacactacaatGAAAGCTCTATTCTGTAGCTTTCATGTCCAGATGTGTCAGTTAGTTAATGGCTGTCTGTATATGTTTGTCCCCCACCCTCCAGGGCCATTGGTATACTTCCTCCAGCAGATGAACAGTGCTCTGTCACGGGCCAGTCCATTCACTGCTGCCGGTGTGGTGCTGGGGACAGTCTATTGGTCAGCTGTCACCTATGGAGCTGTGACTGTCATGCAGGTACATGCCTCTTGACTTCTGAACCTTAACCCTGTCATACGCGTTATACCCTTGACCTCTAACCTTTGACCCATAACTAACACTACTCACTAGTTCAGTGAATCTATTGCAAACAACAATGCAACTCAAAACACAAGAGTCCCAGTtcacctctttccctccctccctccctccctccctcatcttctacccctccccctctttctccaggTGGTGGGCCATAAGAAGGGCTTGGATGTGATGGAGAGAGCAGATCCTCTGTTCCTCCTGATGGGTCTACCTACCATCCCTGTGATGCTTGTCCTGGGCAAGATGATCCGCTGGGAGGACTACATACTGAGGCTGTGGCAGAGACACTCCTCTAAACTACAGCTGCTATTGCCAGGtatacatgcatgcatgcatgcatacatacatacaaaagtGAGAAGACAGGTTGTCTGCCTGGGGTATGGCTGTCTGTCTGAGGTATGGTTAACTCTAGAGGTTTAGTAAACGTTACAGCATATAGTACATTCTGCAAATGAAATGCATTTGACAAAACAATTTTtaactcttcctctcttcccctccctcccaggTATAGGTCGTCCGTTGCCCCGTGTGCCAGCTGATGGGGGTAATGGAGGGGACCACCTGTCAGTGTCTCGTACTCTGTGTGGAGCTCTCATCTTCCCCTCTGTAGCCAGCCTGGTGGGACGACTGATCTTCAGCAGGGTACCCTCATCTCTGCAACGCACCGTTCTGGTGAGGGGAGAGTGTATTTGTACAGTATGTTTCAAGGCTGGGGTAGAATTTGTTTTATgtttgtctctcgctctctttctctgtgttgtAGGGTGGTATAGCATTTGTGGTGATGAAGGGAGTGTTGAAGATGTATTTCAAACAGCAGCAGTACCTCATTCAGGCCAACCGCCACATCCTCAACTaccctgagagagggagggacggagagacggagggacGGAGCGAGGGAGGAGAAGACGACACAGAGGACAGCGGAAATGAGTGAATGCAAGACTCCCCCTCCCCAACCTTAACCccgggggagggagaaagagttgGAGTTCGGCACACAAGGACAGCAGAAATGATTGACAGCCTCCCAGAATCCTCTGTTCCCAATCGCAATGTAGTTTTATTTTACTCAGATAAGGGGTGTGTTTAGGAGGCGCATTACATTTCCAAACAGAGAACTTGTCCAATAGGAATGcaattgtttttttttcttctcccatTTAGGTCTCCTGAATGCGACCCAGCTCTTCTATTTGCATTGTAAGATATCCACCCAACCATgactgtatgtgtgagtgtgtgtgtacactgtaaAACCCATGCTATTTTATTTGCCTGTATGAATGAATTGGCAAATAAAGTGATTTGATTGTTAATTTCTGCATTCTCTCTGTTTGATGTGAttgattaggatccccattagccaactcctatggcgacagctagtcttactgggatcTGACATGAAGCAAAAAAGACAGACAAAATTACTTTTCAATTTGCATACATTTAGAAACaacatgtagtgtatgtgtgcatctaacagttacacatacatgtcagtacatacacataaCAAGGACGTCACATGAGGGCGAGGCGTTGTGCCCTGATGTGTtactttattataattttttttaaaccaggtttgctgttcacttgcgctatataagatggaagggagaactcatgactctgtataatactctacatttccttgaatttgttctggacctgtgGGGACATGTCtagtggggtaagtgtgtgtgtcagtgctgtgtgtaagttgactatgaaaACAGTTTCTTATAAGAAACATATTTAAtaataagataaaactagagcctgcagaacttgctttgtggagtcTGGTGTCATATCTTTATTACGgatagacctctccccatctttacaaccattgaatctatatattttgaccatgacagttcacAATCTTaagtaacaccaagtaatttagtctcctcaacttgttttacacaacaccattcattaccagattaaggaccctgggactaaacacctccctctgcaactggatcctggacttgctgacgggccgccccccaggtggtaagggtaggtaagaacacatctgccacgctgatcttcaacacgaggacccctcaggggtgtgtgctcagtccccctcctgtactccctgttcactcatgactgcacagccaggacacgactccaacaccatcattaagtttgccgatgacacaacagtggtaggcctgatcaccgacaacgatgagacagcctatagggaggaggtcagagacctgaccgtgtggtgcaaggacaacaacctctccctcaatgtgatcaagacaaaggagatgattgtggactacaggaaaaggaggaccgagcacgcccccattctcatcaactgggctgtagtggagcaggttgagagcttcaagttccttggcgtccacatcaccaacaaactaacatggtccaagcacaccaagacagtcatgaagagatcacgacaaaacctattccccctcagaagactgaaaaaatttggcatgggtccttagatcctcaaaagattttacagctgcatcatcaagagcatcctgacgtgttgcatcactgcctggtatggcaactgctcggcctccgaccacaaggcgcaacagagggtagtgtgtacggcccagtacatcaccggggccaagcttcctgccatccaggacctctataccaggcgttgtcagaggaatggccctaaaaattgtcaaagactccagccaccctagacatagactgttctctctgctaccgcacggcaagcggtaccggagcaccaagtctaggtccaagaggcttccaaacagcttctacccccaagccataacaatcctgatcaaatggctacctagactatttgcattaAGCCTCCCCCCtcttctatgctgctgctactctctgttattatctatgcatagtcactttaataactctacctacttgCACATtgcctctgtaccggtaccccctgtatatagccccgctattgttatttactgctgctctttaattatttgttattcttattttatttatttttttcacctttattgaaccaggtaagctagttgagaacaagttctcatttacaactgcgacctggccaagataaagcaaagcagtgcgacacaaacaacacagagttacacatggaataaacaagcgtacagtcaataacacaatagaaaaaaataaagtctacatacagtgtatgcaaatggcgtgaggaggtaagacaataaataggccatagtagatgtgtaattacaatttagcaaattaacactggagtgatagatgagcagatg is a genomic window of Salvelinus alpinus chromosome 18, SLU_Salpinus.1, whole genome shotgun sequence containing:
- the LOC139544129 gene encoding E3 ubiquitin-protein ligase MARCHF5-like translates to MACVEEPPEKHCWVCFATEREDSVAEWVSPCRCKGCTKWIHQACLQRWLDEKQKGNSGGAVSCPQCGTEYRIFFPKMGPLVYFLQQMNSALSRASPFTAAGVVLGTVYWSAVTYGAVTVMQVVGHKKGLDVMERADPLFLLMGLPTIPVMLVLGKMIRWEDYILRLWQRHSSKLQLLLPGIGRPLPRVPADGGNGGDHLSVSRTLCGALIFPSVASLVGRLIFSRVPSSLQRTVLGGIAFVVMKGVLKMYFKQQQYLIQANRHILNYPERGRDGETEGRSEGGEDDTEDSGNE